TCGTAATCACCAGTACCTTTCTCTATTATTCAGTATTACAGACTGGGCATCCCTTTGCACATACCATGCTGTTTGCTCTTTAATTGGTGAAATACCCTCTTGCTGACAGAGTGCTGTAGATGAGAGCCAGAACTATCACCAACTAGGACTATTGCCATCACCATATCTGCGATGAAATGCTGGGCAAAAAGCTGCCCCCTTTAATGAGCTTAATTGACCAGTGAGAGGCCAAGTTAACAGTGGTAGAGAACAATTTGTCATCTGACACACTTGCCTCCACACTTTGCAAGAAGAATCAGAAAACTGTGCCTGAGAATTATGTTCTCAGACCCTGCACAAATCCCATTCTTCACACATAGCCTTTAAGCACTCATTTCACTTGTTAAGTTACAAGAAGATGATGAGAAGAGTATCAGATGGTTTGATTAGCACGTGCATGTGTAAATGTGCGCATGTGCatatgcatgtgagagtgtgagaacgTGTGTACAATGTGTACTGTGTACGTGTGTACATGTGCGTATGAGTGATGGAATGAATGTGAGGGTTATATGGATTATGCTCATTCCCTTTCTTGTTAAATGATAGTATATCATTGGTGCTTAGAGGTAGACCTTGGACCAAGCCAGCATCTGCTCTGGTTCTGAGATTGTCTGACCAAATCCTGGGATGAAAATCCCCAGTTGGGTTCACAGAACCAGGAAGCTCATGACTGTGCACTCCGAACCCAGGAGTAAAAATTGAAGCCTGTGGTTTTGGATGATGGGTCTGTGGCCAGTAATAGTTTAATTCTGGTCTGGTTAAATATGGAGCAGATCAACAATGCACATCCCAATTTTTCTTCACTTCACTCCTCAGTCTTACTTTAACTTCTACTCCAGAACATTTCCCAATCTTACGTAATTTTTTCATCCAAACTGGTACCCCTTTGTATATCTTTTCTTCCCTTATATTCATAGTTTCACAGATTCGTACattgcagaaaaggcccttcagtccatcaaatctacACCAGCATAACTATTACAAAGGGCACACTACTCCTAATTTCTTGAATTATGCCATATCCTTGAACTTTAAGACAtattaagtgctcatccaaatattttttaaaggttgtaaggctTCCAGCCTGCAATACCTTCCCAGGCATGCATTCCAAAGTCCCACCACCTGATGAGTGAAAAATATctttttcccaaatcccctctgacTCTTCTGGCCCTTCctctaaaactatgcccccttgtgactGACTTGTCAAACAAAGGGAACAACTGCTCTCtactcaccctgtccatacctgGTATTCTTGTACACCTCAGTCATGTCTCTCATCAGTCGTTGCTCTTTTGACAGCAATCTAAACTACCTAGTCTGTCCTTATAGCTTAATTTCTCCATCTCATACAGTATTCTCTGTATCgactccagtgcaatcacatttttCCTATGGTGAGGAGACTctactgcacacagtacttcagctgtggcctgaccaacactcagtacaactccaacattacctgtgtgcttttatactctatgccatgGCTGATGAAAGCAGGtgtctgtatgccttcttaactatcctattcagGTGTTCTGCCAGCTTCACGgatccccaagatccctctgttgctCTAAGAtaccctgccattcattaaacacttcctcatcttgtttcttcttccttcgCCCTGTTATTTGCAGAAAAATGTCTTGCTCAATAAGCCTTCAGTCGTTGACCTAAGTGGTTGAGAATTCCATTCTCAGACTCTCCATCTCTCTAACCCTCCACCTTCCCTTAGAAACCTACACTAAACAGATTCTTTACAAAGAGTCTTCAAGTGTCCATTCCTTTTATTTATTCTCTGTATCATGCTAATAGGATGGACATTGTGTTAAACACATATACATGTGTATATGAGTAGGTATACACACGTAACATACACCATTAATGTCCTTCCATTTCCTTTGCTTTGTTAATTGTTACAATCACAAACCAATTCTATCCAATGTCAGTTTTGAAAAAAAGTTTCTccaaaatcattaatatatcaTTCTCTTTCATATGCTCATTTCTGTCACTTTTATTTTTCATAACCTCACCTTTGATCTTGAAGAAAATCCTCTCAACGAAAACTTTTTCAGCAAGGCTTCTCGTACCTAAGTCAATAGCAGAAGAAGGCATTTCATTAGCTAAAGCCAAAacagaaatgtctgaaaactggTGGAAGTGGCATCAGTGGCTCACCTTATTATCCATGAATGTTCCAAAGACCAAAATGAAGAATCCCTAAAAAAGGAAGATAATTCTTAAGCagttaattaatttaattaattgCAAACACTTGATTCCATTAACAATTAGTAAAATTGTCAATAGTTTACTGAGAGTAAAACAGAAGCTAAAAACAGAATTATCTTTCAACCAATAAGATCAACAATACGCTAATCAGAGCAAATTTCTGGTGGGTCTGGAGAACAACATTAAGCATATTGCCTGGCTATTTTTAAGTACCCTAACTGGTGAATCCAGTTCTGTTCCCTTTAAACACAGGTTTCTTCTGCAGAGGGTGATCAAGATGATTAACTTTCTCATTTGTGTTTTCAGATCTCTTCACCACCTTATCCCATTCTGCAACCTGCACTGCAATcttctgataacaaagtgtggggctggatgaacacagcaggccaagcagcatcttggcctgctgtgttcatccagccccacactttgttatcttggattctcaagcgtctgcagttcccattatttctgactgCAAACTTTTGAGATATCTGTATATAGCTATGATGACCTAATTCTCCATAAAGCATTCCTAACATAGCTTTCTTGTTTTGATATATACCATGAGGTGGATAGAGGACAATCAGTAGCTGTGAAATATAGAAAAATGTGGAGAATTTACTCCTTAGTTCCATGTATGGCGGCTGACCAGACTGAAAGCCTGGTGGACTGGAAGCCTGGTGGGAAAGCCTTATCAACAAGACTGTAGccgaaaaggatatggaagatctgaaggttgtggggagagaaATCACAGGCAGGGGTGTGTGGTTTGATGAGTAAGGAAGTCATGGGAAGAGGCTGTGAAGGTTGAAACGTAGTCCAAGATCacagtggagagagtgaataggGGGTATATGGAGATCATGTGGAGGTGAACACAGCTTTATCCATCCATTTTTATACATAGACTACTATGGAAGTGCCCAAAACTGAAAGTGAAATAAATCACTTTCTTCCAAACTATAGGTGTTTCCCATATACCCAATACGGAGAAATTTGTAACAGTAATCTTGATGCACAATTGTTTATGTTGTTGATTGTAAACTTCCTAATATAAGCAAAAACCCATTCATCCTGAAGGCAAATTTCCTTTCTGTTGTTTGAAAAGAattcaccatggctacagaaatacttgcaGCTTTATACATAATATATATAATAAAATATCTTCCATCACTACATTGTAACAAGTAGATTTCACAAAATGTATTTGAAGAACTTAGGAAATTCCTGACAATGTGTTAGACATTACATAAACAAATCCTGTATGAAATTGCAATATTCCAGTTTGTTTCCTTACCATTGAGAATGATTGTTAAGAAAACTAATTTTTTGctccaaaaacaaattgctggaaaagctcagcaggtctggcagcatctgtggagagaaatcagagttaacgtattGGGTCCAGTAaccaacccttcttcagaacccaattcttcagttctggtgaagggtcactggacccgaaatgttaattctgatttctctccagcaatttctatttttgtttctgatttccagcatccgccattcttttggtttcatttttttttgatatGCTGTCTGTACTGGCCTGATTCGATGTTAATGTTTGGTCATTTCCAGATACGCACATTAAAGAACGACACAGGTAGTACTGAACTTATGGATCAAGTTTTGTTGATAATTGCATGATGAATTCTACTGCATTAATATGGGTTAGTAGGAAGTCAAAAGTTAGAAATCTTCAGTAATACACACCTGAAAAGCATTGAGAATTGTGAATATATAATGGAAAGCAATGTGGGAATCCTGTTGAAAGGTTGGTATTCCAAATGCCCAGGTGAGTCCGAGGATTGGGGTAAGCACTGCAATGCTTCTCACAATCTGTTTGAATGCTTCTCTGTCCTGATTATTGGCACTGGATCTGTCCCCAATTGTTGGTCGCAGCAGCTTAAAAATGACTATCATCAGAATGATGATGTTGATTGTGATTATAACCAATGCAGGAATAACAAATGCAAGCAGAGGGTATTCGGTCTCCCAGCCGAGCCAGCAGGCACCTTCTCTCGTGTAACTGTCTCTTGGAAAGGTAACCCCGATTGTGATGATTGAGATTAGCAATGGAGGCAGGTAACCAATGGCGAATGATATTCCTGTCATACCTGATTTACTGAGATGATGGAAAGGGAAAAGTAAACGATAGCCGAGCAGCAGGCCCAGGGTTAACATCCAGAAGAATAAGGCAAGATAGAAAAAATGAATGAAGAAAGTAGCAGCTGTGCAAGCCTGTGTTTCTGGTTCTACAGCTGAAGCCACAATGAACCATATATCAGCGACCAGCAGATTTACTGCAATATTCAAAATTCCAACATGGCGAGTATATGAGGTTTTATTTTTGGTCACATGCTTCCACACTATGGCCTCAATAACAATGGCAATTAGCAAACTTCCAATTGAGACTGCAACTCCGACTCTGGTGATATAACTCAAACCTGGGCTGTCATTGGTAACAGGAGACATTAAAATAGAAAAGGACGTCAAATGTTCACAGTGACAAATGATATCTTCTTCCCTTATTTCAGATTCACAGCCAGTGTCATTCCATCTGTTGCCAGTAAAATCCCAAAATGCACATGTGGCACTGTTGAAATCTAGTGTACGGTTTCTTGGTGAAAAGGTCAGGTTGATGTTAATAGGTTTCTGAACATTTAGTGTTACTGTCACGACGAGGCCATTAATCAAAAAGTCTTTACCAAAAGTTGAAGTATTAGGCAAAATGTCAATCCATGTTGGATATGCAATACTGATTACTGTGGCATTCAGTTCATCTTCAAATTCTTTAGACGAAATGAATACATTAGCACTTAAATTGGAATATTCCACAGCGGAAAAGTTTGCGAATGTTACATCAAAAGAAGAGTTATTATTCTGCTGAAGAAATCTTCTCGCATTGAGTTCAAGGTTATTTTCTTTAACATTCAATGTGTTATTCTGCAACTTGAGGCGAGTATTAAAATTTTCCACTGACTGTAATAATTGAGAACTGGGACTGACATTACTTTGGCTTGTATCAGAGAGAATTCTCCATGTATTTACTGATGCAGCAGATATAACTGAACTTACAGTTTCTAAGAAGTTCTGAAAAAACATGAAAGAAAGCTTTGTTAATCAAACACTTACTTGCAAAATTTCCAGAAAATTAATATAATTGGCATCAGACACAGCCAGAAGATGGAGGCTTGAACAAGAAATTAATCAAAATGGCATGCCGGCAACGTACAACAAGTCTACTAAACTAATTCCATGCTGAAACTTGGGAAAGATCTTAATAATCATGCCTGCTACACACTTTTACCCCCACACTGCCAAGTACCCCATCCCTTCTGGCAAAATCATATATCTTAAAATGCCGTCATGAAAAACTTATTAATGAGGTAAAATTAAATTGTTAAAATTTCACTTTAAAACACTTGGGTGCTCCAAACCAATCCAGCTTGCattggcctagcggtattattgataaactattaatccagtgactcaggtaatgttctgaggtcctggattcaaatcctcctattgcagatggtgaaattttaattctataaaaatctggaatcaaggagtctaatgatgaccatgaaaccattgctgattatcagaaaagacccatctggttaATGAAtactctttagggaaggacagtgctggccttacctggtctggcccacatgtgactccacacccacaacaatgctactgactcctaactgccctctgggccattagggatgggcaagtctatctagtgatgcccacatcccttgagtgaatattaaaaagaaagaggGTGACACTGATGCCTAATACTATCTGGTCGATGAACACTTAACATTCATCTTAATTCTACTTTAGCACACAATGTAACTATTGTGTTATATATATTTGTGAATGAAATAGAGACTTCATTAAACTATTTGACTctttgagactgctccaccattcattaagatcatgttTCTTTTTGTTCTACTTTAATTTGATCTTCTTACACTATCTCCTATCTATGAAGCAAAAAAACATTGAACTGTCTTGAAATTCtcaatttcattttgaatttcTTGAAATTAAGCATGCACAACtgtctgtgctgtagatcttcaaagattcacaacagtTGTCCAAAAACACAGTGAGGAGGGGGGAAAACTCACCCCTGAAAGCTGCTAAAATGCTCAGGCAAAAATAAACTATCAAGGGGGTGTTCAAAAATTCACCTCCCTACCTGAAACTGACAGGACCTTTGAAGAGCTGCTTCTCCAAGCATAGGCTGACTCTCCCTTCAGTGCTCAGTGACATTATTAACAGCAAACATGGGAGGGAAACAGGCTGTGATTAACAAAACAGCGACAGGTTGAATGGCAACTGTTAAGTTGGGGCCAGGCTACTGAAGTGAAAGTTTCTCGTCCAGCTATGGAGAAGCACAAATTCCTTTGTCAGGGTGGGAAGAGAGAGGTTACAAGAGATGGGAAAGGAAGAGtttgaaagggtggtagagagtTGGAGGCTGCAAGGTGGAGTGAGCAGTTTTATACTGTTTAATGGGATACTAGCTAATTGGGAGCCAGGAAACTGCAAAGCTACTGAGGTAAGGAACATCTAACAAATGCTTTTGGAATTTCTGGTTTAAGGCGATATAAGTTTTAGACCTTCGACAGTTAGAAGAATGTAATCAGTTACTATTGTAATGAGCACACTGTTGATTGTTAAATCTAAATCTGAGACTGAGTTTCCAGACGCAGTAACAAAGGAAGTAACTGCCAGCTTAATGTCTTCGAGCTTTGTGCAAATGTGAAAGAGACGCATTTCTTCTGGTCTCAATAGTcgagggaaatcatgtttagaTTGATGGCTTTGCATCTAGATAGGTGTCAGTTATTTTGGGAATAACTTTTGCTGCTAATTTGTATGTGGTGTCTATGAAATTAAAAATTTCTCTTGTGTTTCATAGGTTTAACTTTAGTGGAGGGGTGATGATTGTGGAGGagattgatgaattcttctaactCTGATTATAGGTGCATCTAACTACTTCATATGTTAATACAAAT
Above is a window of Stegostoma tigrinum isolate sSteTig4 chromosome 4, sSteTig4.hap1, whole genome shotgun sequence DNA encoding:
- the LOC125452167 gene encoding adhesion G protein-coupled receptor F5-like, whose product is MPQFKTILFWLLLLLVCHCAQAEVGLLHRSNPSLMAEEPSLAEDSHNQTHHNRLKRNALQQQEYQLEIELNITETLSDELKFYLKNNLYPTSVPFENGTLNITNITITTVCQNVNNETQCMCEGGFIWNSTFCSKYQSCSGNITDGQTCKCIRSEPTEGIFCMPMSVMTTPTQSIMSRTTRRSTTPMTTSTTTRTTTPTTMSTTPTTTAPTTTTTTTTTMTLQPNLVRQKFAFRVLGLNFTEELSDPSSPMFKNLSKQFKTALENSFQSVRPDATVNVVGFTNGSVIVLHEVISARTLTSDELTTSSEQLQNNLPANYKIEYLPSDEIPCHDALFGTTNYNTIAEIPCENMQGFKKRRCGKDGEYEEELDFCISEEINNILQAVNTTNLEDNFSNLLEQLSNVTDEVTVNTPGNVQAVVEIMTQISNVNSSINETDMRNFLETVSSVISAASVNTWRILSDTSQSNVSPSSQLLQSVENFNTRLKLQNNTLNVKENNLELNARRFLQQNNNSSFDVTFANFSAVEYSNLSANVFISSKEFEDELNATVISIAYPTWIDILPNTSTFGKDFLINGLVVTVTLNVQKPININLTFSPRNRTLDFNSATCAFWDFTGNRWNDTGCESEIREEDIICHCEHLTSFSILMSPVTNDSPGLSYITRVGVAVSIGSLLIAIVIEAIVWKHVTKNKTSYTRHVGILNIAVNLLVADIWFIVASAVEPETQACTAATFFIHFFYLALFFWMLTLGLLLGYRLLFPFHHLSKSGMTGISFAIGYLPPLLISIITIGVTFPRDSYTREGACWLGWETEYPLLAFVIPALVIITINIIILMIVIFKLLRPTIGDRSSANNQDREAFKQIVRSIAVLTPILGLTWAFGIPTFQQDSHIAFHYIFTILNAFQGFFILVFGTFMDNKVREALLKKFSLRGFSSRSKTTQNVSTAKPSSKSHPRFHSRRKSYNLSQQLHSSNNNQFLSYSSLS